One Sphingomonas sp. SUN039 genomic window carries:
- a CDS encoding HAMP domain-containing sensor histidine kinase, whose protein sequence is MRLVPRSLYGRLLASAGLFIVIALVAAGLSIGNVLERFVMRGLDARLDAQISLLVRAVRPDGSLDTALAVDAPPFDRRGSDWAWQIRAPDQVLRSESLGTAAMPDPVLQPRRERHWRERGNEPRPVDGISRSGGAVHFRILTLETPRGPVVITAAGPRAIAERPLRQALVPLTWSLLILGIVLIAAIFLQLRFGLRPLRGLQASLAAVRQGQARHVPPDQPLELRGLVDELNALIDQNEAGLENARRHVANLAHGLKTPLAALRVKLDEGGHDPDGALRELAERMDASIRHHLARARAAAPGRPERQATPLHPHVADLVDTLARIHGDRKRAVEIAVASDLAVACDPQDLDEMLGNLLDNAWRWAGTTIRISATPAGTTVAITITDDGPGLTAEARDAALVAGRRLDERGDGHGFGLSITRELAELYGGTLALGEADSGGLAVTLTLPKTTA, encoded by the coding sequence ATGAGACTGGTGCCGCGCTCGCTTTACGGACGGCTGCTCGCCAGCGCGGGCCTGTTCATCGTCATCGCGCTGGTCGCGGCGGGGCTGTCGATCGGCAATGTCCTCGAACGTTTCGTGATGCGCGGGCTCGATGCGCGGCTCGACGCGCAGATTTCGCTACTGGTGCGCGCGGTGCGGCCCGATGGCAGTCTCGATACGGCGCTCGCGGTCGATGCCCCGCCGTTCGACCGGCGCGGGTCGGACTGGGCGTGGCAGATTCGTGCGCCCGATCAGGTGCTGCGTTCGGAGTCGCTCGGCACGGCGGCGATGCCCGATCCGGTGCTGCAACCGCGGCGCGAACGCCATTGGCGCGAGCGCGGCAACGAGCCGCGACCGGTCGACGGCATCAGCCGCAGCGGCGGTGCGGTGCATTTCCGCATTCTCACGCTGGAGACACCGCGCGGGCCGGTCGTCATTACCGCCGCGGGTCCGCGCGCCATTGCCGAACGGCCCTTGCGACAGGCACTGGTACCGCTGACCTGGTCGCTGCTGATTCTCGGCATCGTGCTGATCGCCGCGATCTTCCTGCAACTCCGCTTCGGCCTGCGCCCGTTACGCGGGCTACAGGCGTCGCTGGCGGCGGTGCGACAGGGGCAGGCGCGGCACGTGCCGCCCGACCAGCCACTCGAACTGCGCGGCCTGGTCGACGAACTCAACGCGCTGATCGACCAGAACGAGGCGGGGCTGGAGAATGCGCGCCGCCATGTTGCCAATCTGGCGCACGGCCTGAAAACGCCGCTCGCCGCGCTCAGGGTCAAGCTCGATGAAGGTGGACACGACCCCGACGGTGCCTTGCGCGAACTTGCCGAACGGATGGATGCGAGCATCCGCCACCACCTCGCCCGTGCGCGTGCCGCAGCCCCCGGGCGACCCGAGCGGCAGGCGACGCCGCTGCACCCGCATGTTGCCGATCTGGTCGACACGTTGGCCCGCATCCACGGCGACCGCAAACGGGCAGTCGAAATTGCGGTCGCGTCCGATCTGGCCGTCGCGTGCGACCCGCAGGACCTGGACGAGATGCTCGGCAATCTGCTCGATAATGCGTGGCGCTGGGCCGGCACGACGATCCGCATCTCGGCGACACCGGCAGGCACGACCGTGGCGATCACGATAACCGACGATGGCCCCGGGCTGACGGCGGAAGCGCGCGACGCCGCGCTGGTCGCCGGACGCCGCCTCGACGAGCGCGGTGATGGGCACGGCTTCGGCCTGTCGATCACCCGCGAACTGGCCGAGCTTTATGGCGGCACGCTGGCACTTGGCGAAGCGGACAGCGGCGGGCTGGCGGTAACGCTGACTTTGCCGAAAACGACGGCGTGA
- the argF gene encoding ornithine carbamoyltransferase, protein MRHFLDLSSAGADGIAAMIADALDRKAARAGWPKGRTDADAPLAGHVLAMIFEKSSTRTRVSFDMAMRQLGGTTIVMDAGSMQLGRGETVTDTARVLSRYVDAIMIRTDDPAKLAEMATHATVPVINGLTDASHPCQIVADLQTIVESGYSLPGLKVAWLGDGNNVLASLMEAAGLMHFDVVAACPQGFMPSEADVALGKGRARVVGTPQEAVEGADIVVTDTWISMGQAQAETKLAAMMPFQVTSTLMAGAKPGAKFLHCLPAHRGEEVTAEVIDGPQSAIWDEAENRLHAQKSVLLWCFGLLG, encoded by the coding sequence ATGCGTCACTTCCTCGACCTGTCGTCGGCGGGGGCGGACGGGATCGCGGCTATGATCGCCGATGCGCTCGACCGGAAAGCAGCGCGGGCAGGGTGGCCGAAGGGCCGGACCGATGCCGACGCGCCGCTTGCGGGGCATGTGCTGGCGATGATCTTCGAGAAATCGTCGACGCGCACCCGCGTGTCGTTCGACATGGCGATGCGCCAGCTGGGCGGCACGACCATCGTCATGGACGCAGGCTCGATGCAGCTTGGGCGCGGCGAAACGGTAACGGACACCGCGCGCGTCCTGTCGCGCTATGTCGACGCGATCATGATCCGCACCGACGACCCGGCGAAGCTCGCCGAGATGGCGACGCACGCGACGGTGCCGGTCATCAACGGCCTGACCGACGCCTCGCACCCGTGCCAGATCGTCGCCGACCTCCAGACGATTGTCGAAAGCGGCTACAGCCTGCCGGGGCTGAAGGTCGCTTGGTTGGGCGACGGCAACAATGTGCTGGCGTCGCTGATGGAAGCGGCCGGTCTGATGCACTTCGATGTGGTCGCGGCTTGCCCGCAGGGATTTATGCCGTCCGAAGCGGACGTCGCGCTCGGCAAAGGACGCGCGCGCGTCGTCGGCACGCCGCAGGAAGCGGTCGAAGGGGCCGATATCGTCGTTACCGACACCTGGATCTCGATGGGTCAGGCGCAAGCCGAGACCAAGCTTGCGGCAATGATGCCGTTTCAGGTGACGAGCACCCTGATGGCGGGTGCGAAGCCGGGTGCGAAGTTCCTCCACTGTCTGCCCGCGCATCGCGGCGAGGAAGTGACGGCCGAGGTCATCGACGGCCCGCAGTCGGCGATCTGGGACGAGGCGGAAAACCGTTTGCACGCGCAGAAATCGGTGCTGTTATGGTGCTTCGGGCTGCTGGGTTGA
- a CDS encoding aspartate aminotransferase family protein has product MTITALMPVYPRCGVRPVRGEGVYLYGERGEKYLDFAAGIAVNALGHGHPHLTKAIADQAATLMHVSNLYGSPQGEALAQRIVDNSFADTVFFTNSGVEAIECAIKTARRYHFVNGAPERHKLITFKNAFHGRSLGAISATDGKMRDGFEPLLPGFAYAKMNDLEGALALIDDETAAFMVETVQGEGGMTAGTPEFIRGLRKACDDHGLLLILDEIQCGYGRTGKMWAYEHYGITPDIMTVAKGIGGGFPLGACLATEEAAKGMVAGTHGSTYGGNPLGMAAGMAVLDVMLEPGFLEHVTAMGERLRASFEQLLPNHDHLFEEIRGKGLMLGIKMKEPAVSRDFVAHLRDNHGLLTVAAGENVFRVLPPLVIEESHIAECIERLSAGAASYALPLAA; this is encoded by the coding sequence ATGACGATCACCGCCCTCATGCCCGTCTATCCCCGCTGCGGGGTACGGCCGGTGCGCGGCGAGGGGGTGTATCTCTATGGCGAACGAGGCGAGAAATATCTCGATTTCGCAGCCGGGATCGCGGTCAACGCGCTCGGCCATGGCCATCCGCATCTGACCAAGGCGATTGCCGATCAGGCGGCGACGCTGATGCATGTGTCGAACCTTTACGGGTCGCCGCAGGGCGAGGCGCTGGCGCAGCGGATCGTCGACAACTCGTTCGCCGATACGGTGTTCTTCACCAATTCGGGCGTCGAGGCCATCGAGTGCGCGATCAAGACGGCGCGGCGCTATCATTTCGTCAACGGCGCGCCCGAACGGCACAAGCTCATCACGTTCAAGAATGCGTTCCACGGGCGCTCGCTCGGCGCGATCTCCGCGACGGACGGCAAGATGCGCGACGGGTTCGAGCCGCTGTTGCCGGGTTTCGCCTATGCGAAAATGAACGATCTGGAGGGCGCTCTCGCGCTCATCGACGACGAGACCGCCGCGTTCATGGTCGAAACGGTGCAGGGCGAAGGCGGGATGACGGCGGGAACGCCCGAATTCATCCGGGGCCTGCGCAAGGCATGCGACGACCATGGCCTGCTGCTCATCCTCGACGAAATCCAGTGCGGCTATGGACGCACCGGCAAGATGTGGGCGTATGAGCACTACGGCATCACGCCCGATATCATGACCGTGGCAAAAGGCATCGGCGGCGGCTTTCCGCTCGGCGCGTGCCTCGCAACCGAGGAAGCGGCCAAGGGCATGGTCGCGGGGACGCATGGCTCGACCTATGGCGGCAATCCGCTCGGCATGGCGGCGGGGATGGCGGTGCTCGATGTGATGCTCGAACCCGGTTTCCTCGAGCATGTCACCGCCATGGGCGAGCGACTGCGCGCGAGTTTCGAGCAGCTGTTGCCGAACCACGACCACCTGTTCGAGGAAATCCGGGGCAAGGGCCTGATGCTCGGTATCAAAATGAAGGAGCCGGCGGTCAGCCGCGATTTCGTGGCGCATTTGCGCGACAATCACGGCTTGTTGACGGTCGCGGCGGGCGAAAATGTGTTCCGCGTGCTGCCGCCGCTGGTGATCGAGGAAAGCCATATCGCCGAATGCATCGAGCGGCTGTCGGCAGGCGCGGCGAGCTACGCTCTCCCGCTAGCAGCCTGA
- a CDS encoding GcrA family cell cycle regulator has translation MAWTDERIDQLKTMWEKGMTASQIAETLGGVSRNAVIGKAHRLALEARPSPVKANEPEPKAAAPAPAPSPVTPTPPAPKPAPRVVTEVVARQPAPPPSPFPPAIPSGPTGAQLRSIGPGGFLRQGPGDQAPPATPAPPRRLVPARPSPEIADKTSLLDLNDRICKWPLGHPGEPDFHFCGDTVNPGFPYCVAHCGQAYQAQMPRRDRRAPPPLPFGGPRVR, from the coding sequence ATGGCATGGACCGACGAGCGCATCGACCAGCTGAAGACGATGTGGGAAAAAGGCATGACCGCGAGCCAGATCGCGGAAACCCTTGGCGGGGTCAGCCGTAATGCGGTGATCGGCAAGGCCCACCGGCTGGCGCTGGAAGCGCGCCCTTCGCCGGTCAAGGCGAACGAACCCGAGCCAAAGGCCGCGGCACCGGCCCCCGCGCCTTCGCCGGTTACGCCAACGCCGCCCGCGCCCAAGCCTGCACCGCGCGTCGTGACAGAGGTCGTGGCGCGCCAGCCCGCGCCGCCGCCCTCGCCCTTCCCGCCCGCGATCCCCAGCGGCCCGACCGGCGCACAGCTGCGCTCCATCGGCCCCGGCGGCTTCCTGCGTCAGGGTCCGGGCGATCAGGCCCCGCCGGCGACTCCCGCACCGCCGCGCCGCCTTGTCCCCGCGCGGCCCAGTCCCGAGATTGCCGACAAGACCAGCCTGCTCGACCTTAACGACCGCATCTGCAAATGGCCGCTGGGTCATCCCGGCGAGCCCGATTTCCATTTTTGCGGCGACACGGTGAACCCGGGCTTCCCCTATTGCGTCGCGCATTGCGGGCAGGCGTATCAGGCCCAAATGCCGCGCCGCGACCGCCGCGCCCCGCCGCCGCTACCCTTCGGGGGGCCGCGCGTCCGCTGA
- a CDS encoding efflux RND transporter permease subunit, whose product MNLTAFAVRRWQATLVVFLLIAVLGITAFIGIPRSVDPHFPFSLTITTVVLPGADAAEVEETIAKPLEEALQSLDHVREIRSTSSEGIALIAVEFEHGTDADQALDRTVRVVQSARDQLPQGIARINFRRPRPTEAAVLQLALVSDSGSWRRMAKYAQDLRERLYVVPGVRQVAIDGAANPEVRVAIDAGRLAEARIPASTVANAIRQGGIDLPAGAVSAEGRRFNIDAGGAYRDVETIRRVPVRAGSGALTTVGDLATVDWAEAEQTHIARFNGKRALWVSIRQKDGVDAGTLRNALVKAVGDFRADLPPDMNIEVGFDQSRDIARRLGELARDFGIALALVMITILPLGPRPSLIVMISIPLSLAMGILVLALCGFTLNQISISGFIISLGLLVDDSIVVTENIERHIRDGDPPETAAIRGTREITAAVIGATGVLIFAFLPLAFLPEGSGDFVRGLPLAVIFTVASSMIVSLTLIPFVASKLLKPHAPKGNRLLRGLTGLIERFYAPLLHRALDQPRRWFWGAMTLCLAAFALVPVLGFSLFPSADVPYFLVRVQAPEGSSIAATDKAVRDVAQILKRETSVAALMENAGSGNPQIYYNILPTEQQPRYGDIFVNMKEWDVRESPAMIRRLRATFDTYPDARVSVVRFENGPPVEAPIAVRISGPDTNVLKDLAAKVATALEGLEGVRDVDNAVGYDRVDIDLGFDEGKAALLGVAPGEARRALRLAISGEQASSLRDAEGDSWPVIVRLPTVEGQRVSALSQVYVPTTAGGSIPLTEIAQPTLKSAIPVINRLKLQRTVTVRAYNRDGYLASSLTQKVEDKLATIPLPTGYRFGLGGEAEQATRSFSGLGPVILLTVFGIFGVLVLEFGRFRETIVVAGVIPLGTFGGLIALLLTGYSMSFLAIIGFVALIGIEIKNSILLVDFTAQLRERGMPLREAIEKAGEIRFLPVLLTSVTAIGGLLPLAIGGSALYSPLAWVIIGGLVSSTLLSRIITPVMYLLAARGEEARARAIDGATPASV is encoded by the coding sequence ATGAATCTGACTGCATTTGCGGTCCGGCGCTGGCAGGCGACGTTGGTCGTCTTCCTGCTGATCGCGGTGCTTGGCATTACGGCCTTCATCGGCATCCCACGCTCGGTCGATCCGCATTTCCCGTTCTCGCTTACGATCACGACGGTCGTCCTGCCCGGTGCCGACGCCGCCGAGGTCGAAGAGACGATTGCCAAGCCGCTCGAAGAGGCGCTGCAAAGTCTCGATCATGTCCGCGAGATCCGCTCGACGTCCAGCGAAGGAATTGCGCTCATCGCGGTCGAATTCGAACACGGCACCGACGCCGATCAGGCGCTCGACCGCACGGTGCGTGTCGTCCAGTCGGCGCGCGACCAACTACCGCAAGGTATTGCGCGCATCAATTTCCGTCGCCCGCGTCCGACCGAGGCAGCAGTGCTGCAACTGGCGTTGGTTAGTGACAGTGGATCGTGGCGGCGGATGGCGAAATACGCGCAGGATTTACGCGAACGGCTTTATGTCGTGCCGGGCGTGCGCCAGGTCGCAATCGACGGCGCGGCGAACCCCGAAGTGCGCGTAGCTATCGACGCGGGGCGACTGGCCGAGGCGCGCATCCCAGCGTCGACGGTTGCCAATGCCATCCGGCAGGGCGGTATCGATCTGCCCGCCGGAGCGGTCAGCGCAGAGGGTCGGCGGTTCAACATCGACGCGGGCGGCGCGTACCGCGATGTCGAGACGATCAGGCGCGTCCCGGTGCGCGCAGGCAGCGGTGCGCTTACGACGGTCGGCGACCTAGCGACCGTAGATTGGGCGGAGGCCGAACAGACCCACATCGCGCGCTTCAACGGCAAGCGCGCACTCTGGGTATCGATCCGGCAAAAAGACGGCGTCGATGCGGGCACCTTGCGGAATGCGCTGGTCAAGGCGGTCGGCGACTTCCGTGCTGATTTGCCGCCCGACATGAATATCGAAGTCGGGTTCGACCAGAGCCGCGATATCGCGCGGCGTCTTGGGGAACTTGCCCGCGATTTCGGCATTGCGCTCGCGCTGGTAATGATCACCATTCTGCCGCTCGGACCCCGGCCCTCACTGATCGTAATGATCTCGATCCCGCTGTCGCTCGCGATGGGTATATTGGTGCTTGCGCTGTGCGGCTTCACGCTCAACCAGATCAGCATTTCGGGGTTCATCATTTCGCTCGGCCTGCTCGTTGATGACTCCATCGTCGTCACCGAAAATATCGAGCGCCACATCCGCGATGGCGATCCTCCCGAAACGGCGGCAATCAGGGGCACGCGCGAGATTACTGCTGCTGTCATCGGGGCGACCGGCGTGCTGATTTTCGCCTTTCTGCCACTCGCCTTCCTGCCCGAAGGGTCGGGCGATTTCGTGCGCGGGCTGCCGCTGGCGGTGATCTTTACCGTCGCCAGTTCGATGATCGTTTCGCTGACGCTCATCCCCTTCGTCGCGAGCAAGCTGCTCAAGCCCCACGCACCCAAGGGCAACCGGTTGCTGCGCGGGCTAACCGGATTGATCGAACGCTTCTACGCGCCGCTGCTGCACCGCGCGCTCGACCAGCCGCGCCGCTGGTTTTGGGGGGCAATGACATTGTGCCTTGCGGCGTTCGCGCTTGTGCCAGTGTTGGGGTTCAGCCTGTTCCCCTCCGCCGACGTCCCCTATTTCCTCGTGCGCGTACAGGCCCCGGAAGGCAGTTCGATCGCGGCGACGGACAAGGCGGTGCGCGATGTCGCGCAAATCCTGAAGCGCGAGACTTCGGTTGCGGCGCTGATGGAAAATGCGGGGAGTGGCAACCCGCAGATTTATTACAACATCCTGCCGACCGAACAGCAGCCGCGCTACGGCGACATCTTCGTCAACATGAAGGAATGGGATGTCCGTGAAAGCCCGGCGATGATCCGGCGGCTGCGCGCGACGTTCGACACCTATCCCGACGCTCGGGTTAGCGTGGTCCGGTTCGAAAACGGGCCTCCCGTGGAAGCGCCGATCGCGGTCCGGATCAGCGGGCCAGACACAAATGTCTTGAAAGACCTCGCGGCAAAGGTTGCGACGGCGCTCGAGGGACTTGAGGGCGTTCGCGATGTCGACAACGCCGTGGGTTACGACCGCGTGGATATCGATCTGGGGTTCGACGAGGGCAAGGCCGCGCTGCTCGGCGTTGCCCCCGGCGAAGCGCGCCGCGCGCTACGGCTGGCGATTTCCGGCGAGCAAGCAAGCAGCCTGCGCGATGCCGAGGGCGACAGCTGGCCGGTTATCGTGCGTTTGCCTACGGTGGAGGGGCAGCGGGTCTCGGCGCTTTCCCAGGTCTACGTGCCGACCACGGCGGGTGGCAGCATACCCCTGACCGAAATCGCACAACCGACGCTGAAGAGCGCCATCCCCGTCATCAACCGGCTGAAACTGCAGCGCACCGTCACCGTCCGCGCCTATAACCGCGACGGCTATCTCGCGTCGTCGCTCACCCAAAAGGTCGAGGATAAATTGGCCACAATCCCCCTGCCGACCGGTTACCGGTTCGGCCTGGGCGGCGAGGCCGAACAGGCGACGCGCAGCTTTTCCGGGTTGGGTCCGGTCATTCTGCTGACAGTGTTCGGCATTTTCGGCGTGCTCGTGCTTGAATTCGGGCGCTTTCGCGAGACTATCGTTGTCGCGGGCGTCATCCCGCTCGGGACGTTCGGCGGGCTGATCGCGCTGTTGCTGACTGGCTATTCGATGTCGTTCCTCGCGATAATCGGGTTCGTTGCGCTGATCGGGATCGAGATCAAGAATTCGATCCTGCTGGTCGATTTCACCGCACAACTGCGGGAACGCGGGATGCCGTTGCGCGAGGCCATCGAAAAGGCAGGCGAGATCCGTTTCCTGCCCGTGCTGCTGACCTCGGTGACCGCTATCGGTGGTTTGCTGCCCCTCGCGATCGGCGGCAGCGCGCTATACTCGCCGCTGGCATGGGTCATAATCGGGGGGCTGGTGAGTTCCACGCTGCTCAGTCGCATCATTACGCCGGTCATGTATTTGCTCGCCGCTCGCGGCGAGGAGGCGCGGGCACGGGCGATTGACGGCGCAACCCCCGCTTCGGTATAG
- a CDS encoding Hsp33 family molecular chaperone HslO: MTTHDIDRTLGFTITHRHARGRVARLGPVLDTILAAHAYPPALERLLAEALVLTALLGALLKNNDGQMTLQAQTEAGIVDLLVCDYKGGELRGYVRHDGDRLAEAPADPSLFALFGKGYLAITFDQAVSGERYQGVVPLEGGSLADAAQSYFAQSEQIPSLVRIAVGRDEHGCKAGGLLLQHLPEGEEGRERLHTRLDHPEWEHVAILGSTLGPDELLDRALPLETIVWRLFNEEDEVRLLGGAALAKGCRCDAAHIRSVLAQFPEDERMAMADGDGNIGVDCAFCSRVFPIAAREIVTPV; this comes from the coding sequence ATGACCACCCACGACATCGACCGCACGCTCGGCTTCACGATCACGCACCGCCACGCGCGGGGGCGTGTGGCACGGCTGGGGCCGGTGCTCGACACCATCCTTGCCGCACACGCCTATCCGCCTGCGCTCGAACGCCTGCTGGCCGAGGCACTGGTGCTGACGGCGCTGCTCGGTGCGTTGCTCAAGAATAACGACGGACAAATGACCCTGCAGGCCCAGACCGAAGCCGGTATCGTCGATCTGCTGGTCTGCGACTATAAGGGGGGCGAACTGCGCGGCTATGTGCGCCATGACGGCGACCGCCTGGCCGAAGCGCCTGCCGACCCCTCGCTGTTCGCGCTGTTCGGCAAGGGCTATCTGGCGATCACGTTCGACCAGGCGGTGTCGGGCGAGCGTTATCAGGGTGTTGTTCCGCTCGAAGGGGGCTCGCTCGCGGATGCGGCGCAAAGCTATTTCGCGCAGTCCGAGCAAATTCCCAGTCTCGTCCGCATTGCGGTGGGGCGCGACGAGCACGGCTGCAAGGCGGGTGGGTTGCTGCTCCAGCATTTGCCCGAGGGCGAAGAAGGGCGCGAAAGGCTGCATACCCGGCTCGATCATCCCGAATGGGAGCATGTCGCGATATTGGGCAGTACGCTCGGTCCCGACGAGCTGCTCGACCGTGCCCTGCCGCTCGAAACCATCGTCTGGCGGCTGTTCAACGAGGAGGACGAAGTGCGGTTGCTCGGCGGTGCCGCGCTCGCCAAGGGGTGCCGCTGCGACGCCGCGCACATCCGCAGCGTCCTTGCCCAGTTTCCCGAGGACGAACGCATGGCCATGGCCGATGGCGACGGCAATATCGGGGTCGATTGCGCCTTTTGTTCGCGCGTCTTTCCCATCGCGGCACGGGAAATTGTAACGCCTGTGTAA
- a CDS encoding ABC transporter permease, whose amino-acid sequence MNDQPQKIAPASAIRAEPGVPVITNVNWGGLQTLYIKEVRRFFKVQLQTIWAPAITTLLFLAIFTVSTGGRTPVGIGGATIAFADFLAPGLIVMGMMQNAFANSSFSLLVGKMQGTIVDYLMPPLSVGELLTALVGGAVTRAILVGAAIWVVMLFWPGVHVGVTHFWAVIWFGLMGSAMLSLIGVLTSIWAEKFDHAAVVGNFVVAPLSLLSGTFYAIDRLAPAFQTFSRFNPFHYVISGFRYGFIGAADSPVAVGALGLLGLNLVLTAICYAVLKSGWKLRS is encoded by the coding sequence ATGAACGACCAGCCCCAGAAAATCGCACCCGCCAGCGCCATCCGTGCCGAACCGGGGGTTCCGGTCATCACCAACGTCAACTGGGGCGGGTTGCAGACGCTCTATATCAAGGAGGTGCGCCGTTTTTTCAAGGTGCAGCTCCAGACGATCTGGGCACCGGCGATTACCACCCTGCTGTTCCTTGCCATCTTCACGGTGTCGACCGGCGGGCGCACGCCAGTGGGCATCGGTGGGGCGACCATTGCGTTCGCCGACTTCCTCGCGCCCGGCCTCATTGTCATGGGGATGATGCAGAACGCCTTCGCCAATTCCAGTTTCTCGCTGCTTGTCGGCAAGATGCAGGGGACGATCGTCGACTATCTGATGCCGCCGCTGTCGGTCGGCGAATTGCTGACCGCGCTGGTCGGCGGGGCCGTGACCCGCGCCATATTGGTTGGCGCGGCGATCTGGGTCGTCATGCTGTTCTGGCCGGGGGTGCATGTCGGTGTGACGCATTTCTGGGCGGTGATCTGGTTCGGGCTGATGGGTTCGGCGATGCTGTCGCTGATCGGGGTGCTGACGTCGATCTGGGCAGAGAAGTTCGATCATGCCGCGGTCGTCGGTAATTTTGTTGTGGCGCCGCTGTCGCTGCTGTCGGGGACATTCTACGCCATCGACAGGCTTGCGCCCGCTTTCCAGACATTCAGCCGGTTCAACCCGTTCCATTATGTGATTTCGGGGTTCCGCTACGGCTTCATCGGCGCGGCAGACTCGCCAGTAGCAGTGGGTGCGCTGGGCCTGCTCGGCCTCAACCTGGTGCTTACCGCGATCTGCTACGCCGTGCTCAAAAGCGGGTGGAAATTGCGGAGCTAG
- a CDS encoding efflux RND transporter periplasmic adaptor subunit — MTGSSMRGAITVLVTCLLAACGQQPAVPTTSAPPQVRIAQVGGATVPDAITSTGTVGWRRETTLGFTSSGRIAAMRVDEGDDVRSGQLLAALDSTTVGAAVSAARAERDRAAAEYVRSAKLLEQGWVTRPRVDNARAALIAAEANVRSAGFQSRNAAIVAPGAGVVLARLTDTGQVVAAGTPVLVVGEASGGRVIRLPLADRDAARLRIGAPATIRLAAVEGEFAGSVVEIGGRAQQATGTFTVEIALPNDARLRAGQIGTVSIIASGVGSLSLAVPPAAVFAPRAGQAFVYVVDSKAKRVKLRRVSIGEASDSAIRVTGGLQPGEWVATSRIDRLADNMAIEPLRSTK, encoded by the coding sequence ATGACGGGGAGTAGCATGCGCGGTGCGATAACGGTGTTGGTGACATGCTTGCTCGCAGCGTGCGGGCAGCAGCCTGCCGTCCCGACGACTTCCGCGCCGCCGCAAGTTCGTATCGCGCAAGTCGGCGGTGCGACCGTCCCCGATGCGATCACGTCGACCGGGACGGTAGGCTGGCGGCGCGAAACAACGCTCGGCTTTACCAGCTCAGGCCGGATCGCGGCAATGCGCGTCGATGAAGGCGACGATGTCCGGTCCGGCCAGTTGCTGGCCGCGCTCGATTCGACAACGGTCGGCGCAGCGGTGTCCGCTGCGCGAGCCGAACGCGACCGTGCCGCCGCCGAGTATGTGCGCAGTGCCAAGCTGCTCGAACAAGGCTGGGTAACGCGGCCCCGGGTCGATAATGCCCGCGCGGCATTGATTGCAGCCGAGGCCAATGTCCGCAGCGCGGGGTTCCAGTCCCGCAACGCAGCCATTGTCGCGCCGGGCGCGGGTGTCGTACTCGCGCGGCTGACCGATACAGGACAAGTGGTCGCGGCAGGGACACCGGTGCTGGTCGTCGGCGAAGCAAGCGGGGGCCGCGTCATCCGTCTGCCACTGGCCGACCGCGATGCGGCGCGACTTCGCATCGGTGCGCCTGCCACCATCCGCCTTGCGGCTGTAGAAGGCGAATTTGCTGGATCGGTCGTCGAGATAGGCGGACGTGCACAGCAGGCAACGGGCACCTTCACGGTCGAGATCGCATTGCCCAATGATGCGCGGTTGCGCGCAGGGCAGATCGGCACAGTCTCGATTATCGCCAGTGGTGTTGGCAGCCTGAGCCTCGCCGTTCCGCCCGCCGCCGTTTTCGCCCCGCGCGCCGGACAAGCGTTCGTTTATGTCGTCGATTCCAAGGCCAAGCGGGTCAAACTACGCCGCGTCAGCATCGGCGAGGCTAGCGACAGCGCCATACGCGTCACCGGTGGACTTCAACCCGGAGAATGGGTGGCTACATCGCGCATAGACCGGCTGGCGGACAATATGGCGATCGAGCCGCTGCGGTCCACCAAATGA
- a CDS encoding response regulator transcription factor yields the protein MRILLVEDDATLAGAIARALRAENFAVDIAPDGEDGGHLGSTEIYDAVVLDLGLPKRDGWSILREWRAEGRTMPVLILTARDGWSEKVEGFKAGADDFMTKPFRVEELVMRLRASVRRAAGHAATRIVSGPLTFESQTGVFELDGLPLKLTAFEWRVLSCLALRAGTVVERSQLIERVYEGDADVDSNTLDVIVWRLRKKLGPAMIETVRGRGYELTGKRE from the coding sequence TTGCGTATCTTGCTGGTGGAAGACGATGCGACTTTGGCGGGGGCCATCGCCCGTGCGCTGCGCGCCGAGAACTTCGCCGTCGATATTGCGCCCGACGGCGAGGATGGCGGGCATCTCGGCTCGACCGAAATCTACGATGCGGTGGTGCTCGACCTCGGCCTGCCCAAGCGCGACGGCTGGTCGATCCTGCGCGAATGGCGGGCAGAGGGCCGGACGATGCCCGTCCTGATCCTGACCGCGCGCGACGGCTGGTCGGAAAAGGTCGAGGGGTTCAAGGCCGGGGCCGACGATTTCATGACCAAGCCCTTCCGCGTCGAGGAACTGGTGATGCGGCTGCGCGCATCGGTGCGGCGCGCCGCGGGTCATGCGGCGACGCGCATCGTCAGCGGGCCGCTGACCTTTGAGTCGCAGACCGGCGTATTCGAACTCGACGGCCTGCCGCTGAAATTGACGGCGTTCGAATGGCGCGTACTGTCGTGCCTTGCCTTGCGCGCGGGCACGGTCGTCGAGCGCAGCCAGCTGATCGAGCGGGTGTACGAGGGCGATGCCGATGTCGATTCGAACACGCTCGACGTCATCGTCTGGCGGCTGCGGAAAAAGCTGGGCCCGGCAATGATCGAGACAGTGCGCGGGCGCGGGTACGAGCTGACCGGGAAGCGCGAATGA